Proteins encoded by one window of Rubinisphaera margarita:
- a CDS encoding tandem-95 repeat protein translates to MSIQLRSLCGLALSRGKQKRRYRRGGTVLRAVDALEQRIVLNSVLPFEYFNNIDWTSAGVSGISRYSEESPVADLPISRGSGEIQIDGISGNVAEAWLVWHGIDQTNWGGDGVYDNATIQFNGQSITGFSRGTSDTAGWGPGGSQTFLANVSQYVTGNGTYQLDDLSAKPGHSANGASLIVIFDDGDADNNRDLHLYFGNQSRVLTLQAENMYYNGGDLNAQLIVADGQSHVDASLLFSAINSSAPPVVFDDHPEFLDGTTVPSEQSSRASNGNLWDMHDFNITGAVDGIVANDERFGINMTLGSGSNDSLKWIGLLIDQPTDGSITGNARPVAEDVYLETDEMQDISGQMVGTDADGDPLTYRVISMPQNGFMQYSSVGGRFFYNPNDFYTGLDTFTYVVNDGQADSAPATVYITVRDVNSPPMVSAQTFRGTEDYGITSRIQASDFENDPLTFSEGTTTSHGSLTLHPGGTFEYQPDANFFGIDQFTVRVSDGTSTTEQQISFDIASVNDVPVAETAVFELNEDSMFNGRVQATDADVADSLTYELVNDVLFGTLTFRSDGTFTYRPDANYNGADFFSFRASDGTASSESTMIGLDVLPVNDRPSAQFNSFTTPEDRHIFGQVIGTDIDGDVLTFANTTEPSHGTLVFENDGTFTYTPDANFYGTDEFRYSVYDGQLYSYSQGTARISVTPVDDAPIAIVDSYDVPEDGSISFIVPQTDFGFVSESGEYVGAGQTLDYSPENAHFSVYRSSTNSFIGFSIRSYTNTSDYWSVDFAAPAGETLSPGTYTGATRYPFQDAEDPGLSISGQHRGYNTSVGEFTITQLVTADDGSIENFAATFWQASYEGAPRMTGAINYNYVDGSDVGSVLFNDFDLDGDQITATLVDGPEHGTLTFRADGSFDYTPDPDFTGTDGFTYRATDGTLESGLGFVTLNVTPTNDTPVAVGGTIITNEDQSASGQLTANDIDGDELLFSLVQEPNHGTLILDADGSYEYIPHANYHGTDSFTFRVNDGTEDSNLAAVDIDVQSVNDTPIAYEGVALLGEDGVVTGQLTGFDADGDTLSFELISGPAHGTLQLAPDGAYTYTPDANYHGDDHFTFVSNDGTATSSVVEYLIRIRSINDAPIAFDSQNDVSEDGNVTGSVQGQDVDGDAITFSLVQQPAHGTLQFTASGNYSYTPNANYFGSDSFTFLASDGTESSTPATVALNVTPVNDAPSLEPATFSLAENSNVGTAVGAVTGNDIDSSDLTYAITSGNEAGAFAINAVTGEITVVDSAPLDFETTPTFNLVVSVTDGSLTASAAVTVNLLDEAEVLSAEIDFSPKDSDNQLRLRKTRTVKVALLSTSEFNLSDVDVSSLELRIDGQLMQLKTKGRWQTPKISYSDVDRDGRDDLVVEFEFDRSGLNPGTVPVELSGTLNDGRELRGESFANLR, encoded by the coding sequence ATGTCCATCCAACTGCGCTCGCTCTGTGGTCTGGCCCTTTCTCGTGGTAAGCAGAAACGACGATATCGTCGTGGAGGCACTGTTCTGAGAGCCGTTGACGCTCTGGAGCAACGAATCGTCCTCAACTCTGTGCTGCCGTTCGAATACTTCAACAACATCGACTGGACGTCAGCGGGCGTCTCGGGCATTTCGAGATACTCAGAAGAATCTCCCGTCGCGGACCTCCCGATCAGTCGAGGAAGCGGCGAGATTCAGATCGACGGCATCTCGGGAAACGTTGCCGAGGCGTGGCTCGTCTGGCATGGTATTGATCAGACCAACTGGGGAGGAGATGGCGTCTACGACAATGCCACCATCCAGTTCAATGGTCAGTCGATCACGGGATTCTCTCGGGGCACGAGTGACACAGCCGGGTGGGGCCCTGGTGGCAGTCAGACATTTCTGGCCAATGTCAGTCAGTACGTCACAGGGAATGGCACTTATCAATTGGACGATCTTTCGGCGAAGCCGGGGCACTCGGCCAACGGGGCCAGTTTGATTGTCATTTTCGACGATGGCGATGCTGACAATAATCGCGATCTTCATCTGTATTTCGGAAACCAGAGCCGAGTTCTCACGCTTCAGGCAGAGAACATGTACTACAACGGCGGCGATCTGAACGCTCAGTTGATCGTTGCCGATGGCCAAAGTCACGTCGACGCGTCGCTGCTCTTCAGCGCGATCAATTCGTCGGCCCCGCCGGTTGTCTTCGACGACCATCCCGAGTTCCTCGATGGAACCACCGTGCCCAGCGAACAATCAAGTCGCGCGAGCAACGGGAACCTGTGGGACATGCACGATTTCAACATCACCGGAGCGGTCGATGGAATTGTGGCGAACGATGAACGCTTCGGGATCAACATGACGCTCGGATCGGGCAGCAACGACAGCCTGAAATGGATTGGACTGCTGATCGATCAGCCCACCGATGGCTCGATCACCGGGAACGCTCGCCCCGTTGCTGAGGATGTGTACCTTGAGACGGACGAAATGCAGGATATCTCCGGCCAGATGGTCGGGACGGATGCCGACGGCGATCCACTCACGTATCGCGTGATCAGCATGCCGCAGAATGGATTCATGCAGTACAGCAGCGTCGGGGGACGCTTCTTCTACAACCCGAATGACTTCTATACCGGCCTCGACACCTTTACCTACGTCGTCAACGACGGCCAGGCCGATTCCGCACCGGCGACGGTTTACATTACCGTGCGAGATGTAAACAGCCCCCCGATGGTCTCCGCTCAGACCTTCCGCGGAACGGAAGATTACGGGATTACAAGTCGGATCCAGGCTTCCGACTTCGAGAACGATCCGCTCACCTTCTCTGAGGGAACCACCACGTCGCATGGCAGTCTGACCCTGCATCCGGGTGGCACGTTCGAGTATCAGCCCGACGCCAACTTTTTCGGCATCGATCAGTTCACGGTCCGAGTGAGTGATGGAACTTCAACGACCGAACAGCAGATCTCGTTCGACATCGCGTCCGTGAACGATGTTCCTGTTGCTGAGACCGCCGTCTTCGAGCTGAATGAAGACAGCATGTTCAATGGCCGAGTTCAGGCGACCGACGCCGACGTGGCAGATTCTCTGACCTACGAACTGGTCAACGATGTCCTCTTTGGAACGCTGACATTCCGGTCGGACGGAACCTTCACATATCGTCCCGACGCCAACTACAACGGAGCGGATTTCTTCAGCTTTCGCGCAAGCGATGGGACCGCATCCAGCGAGTCGACAATGATCGGGCTGGACGTGCTCCCCGTGAACGATCGTCCGTCCGCTCAGTTCAACAGTTTCACCACGCCTGAAGACCGTCATATATTTGGGCAGGTGATCGGCACCGATATCGACGGAGACGTGCTGACGTTCGCCAATACGACAGAGCCAAGCCATGGCACGCTGGTCTTTGAGAACGACGGCACATTCACCTACACCCCTGATGCGAACTTCTATGGGACCGATGAGTTCCGGTACTCGGTCTACGACGGCCAGCTTTACAGTTACAGCCAGGGAACCGCGCGGATTTCAGTGACGCCGGTCGACGATGCTCCGATTGCGATTGTCGACAGCTACGATGTTCCCGAAGACGGCTCCATCAGCTTCATCGTTCCGCAAACCGATTTCGGCTTCGTCAGCGAATCCGGCGAGTATGTCGGAGCCGGCCAGACACTCGACTACTCTCCGGAGAACGCGCACTTCAGTGTTTACCGATCGTCGACCAACAGCTTCATCGGCTTCTCCATTCGCAGCTACACGAATACGAGCGACTACTGGTCGGTCGACTTCGCCGCTCCGGCCGGAGAAACGCTGTCTCCTGGCACTTATACGGGAGCGACTCGCTATCCGTTCCAGGATGCCGAAGACCCCGGTCTCTCGATCAGTGGCCAGCACCGCGGCTATAACACGTCCGTCGGCGAGTTCACAATCACCCAGCTCGTCACTGCCGACGATGGATCCATCGAGAATTTCGCCGCGACGTTCTGGCAGGCGTCTTACGAAGGTGCTCCGCGAATGACCGGAGCCATCAACTACAACTATGTTGACGGGAGTGACGTCGGCTCGGTCCTCTTTAACGACTTTGATCTCGACGGAGATCAAATCACCGCCACGCTGGTCGATGGCCCGGAACATGGGACTCTGACCTTCCGGGCGGATGGATCGTTCGACTACACGCCGGATCCCGATTTTACCGGGACCGATGGTTTCACCTATCGGGCGACGGACGGCACGCTGGAGTCCGGTCTCGGCTTCGTGACGCTCAATGTCACTCCAACGAATGACACTCCTGTCGCGGTCGGCGGCACAATCATCACGAATGAAGATCAATCGGCGAGTGGACAACTGACCGCGAACGATATCGATGGAGACGAACTGCTTTTCAGCCTCGTGCAGGAGCCGAATCACGGAACGCTGATCCTCGATGCTGACGGATCGTACGAGTACATCCCGCACGCAAACTATCATGGAACCGACTCGTTCACATTCCGTGTCAACGATGGAACCGAAGATTCAAATCTCGCGGCCGTGGATATCGACGTTCAGTCCGTGAACGATACGCCGATTGCTTATGAAGGCGTGGCCCTGCTGGGTGAAGACGGCGTCGTTACCGGTCAACTGACCGGCTTCGATGCCGATGGCGATACGCTGTCGTTTGAGCTGATCAGTGGACCCGCGCACGGAACGTTGCAGCTGGCCCCTGATGGAGCCTACACCTACACGCCGGATGCGAACTACCACGGCGACGATCACTTCACCTTCGTGAGCAACGATGGGACGGCCACGTCTTCAGTCGTCGAGTATCTGATTCGGATCCGTTCGATCAACGATGCTCCAATTGCCTTCGACAGTCAGAATGACGTTTCCGAAGATGGCAACGTGACCGGCAGTGTTCAGGGTCAGGACGTGGATGGCGACGCCATTACCTTCAGCCTTGTCCAGCAGCCCGCTCACGGAACTCTGCAGTTCACCGCTTCGGGGAATTACAGCTACACGCCGAATGCGAACTACTTCGGTTCGGACTCCTTCACATTCCTCGCCAGTGATGGAACCGAGTCGTCCACTCCCGCGACTGTGGCTCTCAATGTGACGCCGGTTAACGATGCCCCGAGTCTGGAACCGGCGACGTTCAGTCTGGCGGAGAACAGCAACGTCGGGACGGCGGTCGGCGCGGTCACCGGCAACGACATTGATTCGTCGGATCTGACCTATGCGATCACTTCCGGAAATGAAGCCGGAGCGTTTGCGATCAACGCAGTCACCGGCGAAATCACCGTTGTCGATTCCGCTCCGCTCGATTTTGAGACGACTCCCACGTTCAACCTCGTGGTCAGTGTGACCGATGGAAGCCTGACCGCCTCGGCTGCTGTCACGGTCAACCTGCTTGATGAAGCAGAGGTTTTGTCGGCCGAGATCGACTTCTCCCCGAAGGATTCCGACAATCAGCTCCGCCTTCGGAAGACACGCACGGTTAAGGTCGCCCTGCTCTCAACGTCCGAGTTCAACTTGAGCGATGTCGACGTGAGCAGTCTCGAACTGAGAATCGACGGGCAGCTGATGCAGCTCAAGACCAAAGGACGATGGCAGACTCCGAAGATCTCCTACTCAGATGTGGACCGAGATGGACGGGATGATCTTGTCGTTGAATTCGAGTTTGATCGCTCGGGACTGAACCCCGGGACGGTACCTGTCGAACTCTCCGGAACGTTGAACGACGGACGGGAACTGCGCGGCGAAAGCTTTGCCAACCTTCGCTAA
- a CDS encoding right-handed parallel beta-helix repeat-containing protein encodes MIRTLGILFVISAGMVWSSVAQESHPKATDQTAKLPGARPEINAAEYPSLQAAFDAIPSEGGVVRIPPGTFEISEPLILSRGDVLIEGAGTATHIKNINTDGKPALLVAHSDGEKVKSADRLWRVMLSKFRITGQEKSGHGIEAVLVNEIFLHGVTVSYHGGDGIRLDRCYEDPRVSSCLITYNKGTGLDLPGCHDIVVSGNQFEENQDAVHCFDAYNLCMTGNCVDDHLGDGVVIENTYGSVISGNMIEECEKRAIVLARDCYGITLSANVIAHNGGGIDLVDAHGCAVSANTFPLLKTPIKPKDGSEPTLVNTGCLRIGPDSGRITVTGNSFSDSYIGEGAVRRKVNDQLSGGLVLEGTRDVNISGNTFSSVPKAVELRGEKSENIHFNDNLLIDAPSDLAQE; translated from the coding sequence ATGATTCGAACACTCGGAATTCTCTTCGTGATTTCAGCAGGCATGGTCTGGAGCAGCGTCGCTCAGGAGAGCCATCCGAAAGCAACTGATCAAACGGCCAAACTTCCCGGCGCCCGACCGGAGATCAATGCGGCCGAGTATCCGTCGCTGCAGGCCGCGTTTGACGCCATTCCGAGCGAAGGGGGAGTCGTACGCATTCCTCCGGGAACGTTCGAAATCTCCGAGCCTCTAATCCTGTCGCGGGGCGACGTGCTGATCGAAGGAGCCGGGACCGCGACACACATCAAGAATATTAACACCGACGGCAAGCCGGCTCTTCTCGTTGCGCACTCGGATGGGGAAAAGGTCAAAAGCGCCGACAGGCTTTGGCGAGTCATGCTGAGCAAGTTCCGGATCACCGGGCAGGAGAAAAGCGGACACGGGATCGAAGCGGTTCTCGTTAACGAGATCTTTCTGCATGGCGTTACGGTCAGTTATCACGGAGGTGACGGGATCCGGCTCGATCGCTGTTACGAAGACCCGCGTGTCAGTTCCTGTCTGATTACCTACAACAAGGGAACGGGCCTGGATTTGCCGGGGTGTCACGACATTGTCGTCTCTGGCAATCAGTTTGAAGAGAACCAGGATGCGGTCCACTGCTTCGATGCCTACAACCTGTGCATGACTGGGAATTGCGTCGACGATCATCTTGGCGACGGCGTCGTCATCGAGAACACCTACGGCTCGGTCATTTCCGGGAACATGATCGAAGAATGTGAGAAACGGGCAATTGTCCTGGCGCGAGACTGTTACGGCATCACGCTTTCGGCGAATGTCATCGCTCACAACGGTGGCGGTATTGATCTTGTTGATGCCCACGGCTGTGCGGTTTCCGCCAATACGTTCCCCCTGCTGAAGACTCCGATCAAACCGAAGGACGGTTCAGAACCGACTCTGGTCAATACCGGCTGCCTGCGAATCGGACCGGACAGCGGTCGGATTACGGTAACGGGCAACAGCTTCAGCGACAGTTACATCGGCGAAGGAGCCGTCCGGCGGAAGGTCAATGATCAGCTTTCCGGCGGTCTGGTTCTCGAAGGGACCCGCGATGTGAACATCTCCGGCAACACGTTCTCCAGTGTTCCCAAAGCGGTTGAACTACGCGGTGAAAAGAGCGAGAACATCCATTTCAATGACAACCTGCTGATCGATGCCCCCAGCGATCTGGCTCAGGAGTAA
- a CDS encoding FG-GAP-like repeat-containing protein, producing MVERCEDRLLLTDLSVSITEDASSIVTGESIRYTVLVTNNGSEDVSGVALESAISFFGGTYSISGESLTFPGGGSGTLVPEADGPDLENLSLAAGTSARLTYTLTALSGAGTVLNTSTVAGSTPEDTDLSNNTVVRINSVDVPTTDLDVSQTSSAAEIATGEGTVYSVVISNRGPQAVSGVSFVNTLAYAGGSISVSNESLSFSGISSATLVIEANGPDLTDLSLASGESATLIFTVTPTSGTGAIISSSTVYGGTPADTNYSNNSAVIVTPVNAPAADLAVSQSESRDSIYSEESTVYTVVIRNNGPQAVSGGSLVDTISFPGGTYTVSNESLVFSGTGSGTLVVKDDGPDLSDLTLASGETATLTFTVSADSGTGSITNTATVSGGSPFDPDEANDTSVETTTVNPIPADLSVTRSGSNASLLTGGSAVYTIVLTNNGPKPVTGASLTDTVSFTGGTYTISDESLVFSGSGSGTLIVEADGPNLTDLSLASGETATLQFTISIVDGTGVLTNSAVAVGGAPVDDNSSNNELVEQTIVIPLETIVVTTVADENDGTIDSSRGAGVSLREALLAANLNADINTVTFHESLNGSEILLTIAGRGEDGGATGDLDLTQPIIIAGNGQTETVINGNDLDRVFDIFNPSDVQFEFRDLTITGGDLLIATSGNRSGAGIRSQRGDLVLNRVTMTDNHTYSSGGAISFRSGALVVTDSVFTDNTVYIGNGGVFDNGLGSFTISGSRFERNLADRGGAIHSTSGVNSITNSVFIDNVAESRGGAFSSIGSDLVLHSSLFEGNEAAMGGGAFYTYLTDLEIMNSTFSGNTSGTNGGGLELYGGDVRIVNSTVTGNVARSGNSGSGQGGGIKLWDSFGERYLFNSIIAGNFAGTTPDDLGTEIGNLHTSSAYNLIGDTRTAEDFTNGTNGNIVGVDVAEVLDPQLADNGGSTRTHKLIGATAIDAGLNLFAIDEDSNALPYDQRGEGFERIVNGIVDIGAFEFAPATPVLLEQSFIAAENQVQVGTVAASDGDQPRDELTFTLTGNGADATLFAISPTGELSFISAPSFETLGDADKNNVYQVEVQVEDQYGEVAVAVMSVTVQDVNELPTVALENAVTELPEDADTTSRLKVADIVVSDDALGTNSLSLTGSDADLFEVDGGVLYLSAGTQLDFETKSLLSVTVEVDDAALGSSPDSSVSLTITIGDVAEGPFRHPESSIVGFVNGKWWMARPEDSGNYTNQVAASGPASSFQKTLQGDFNGDGLQDLAVWLHNDQWRIGLADGNGQFTFTTWTTWGHPDIKEVHVGDFNNDGKDDIIGLFRNGTRGRWWVGQSDGSRFVNRHWGDYGNYDGIETVLVGNFDGLKGDDLTVVATSGVVWMVKTSNTRFQYLNSHRWNLSNGFEFAQVGNFNGDSRDDVLAVFGTGRERYVVVAKSIGAADGFYSGLWSTWTVNDALSGVVVGDFDGDGRDSVAGLFNGTNVWMGQSTGQRFLMAHWLDWTVSAGRLHDVMVGDSNGDGLSDLFARAADGTWHAAESTGDSFVDRPLSEWYAALDWRYVHIGRFATPPSVPYTPAAFEIAVDTSSPPPIAVRQIDQFAGRWVVSAEDRSSDLPEANRSSSSSPRSGEGLKVDAEFEEFSHLGLLEYLDAVAR from the coding sequence ATGGTAGAGCGATGTGAAGATCGCCTTCTGCTCACCGATTTAAGTGTCAGTATCACGGAGGATGCCAGTTCGATCGTCACGGGCGAGAGCATTCGCTACACGGTTCTGGTGACCAATAATGGTTCAGAAGATGTATCGGGAGTCGCTCTTGAGAGTGCGATCTCGTTCTTCGGCGGAACGTACAGCATTTCCGGCGAGAGTCTAACGTTCCCCGGCGGTGGCAGCGGCACCCTGGTTCCCGAGGCGGATGGCCCGGATCTCGAGAATCTGTCTCTGGCGGCGGGGACGTCGGCGAGACTGACTTACACTCTCACGGCTCTCTCGGGAGCGGGCACCGTTCTGAACACATCCACCGTCGCGGGCAGCACTCCGGAAGACACGGATCTCTCGAACAACACGGTGGTCAGGATCAATTCGGTCGACGTCCCCACGACCGACCTGGATGTCAGCCAGACGAGCAGCGCCGCCGAAATCGCCACTGGAGAGGGGACGGTTTACTCCGTCGTCATCAGTAACCGAGGGCCCCAGGCGGTCTCCGGGGTTTCCTTTGTGAACACACTCGCCTATGCCGGCGGAAGTATCTCCGTCTCGAACGAATCGCTCAGTTTCTCAGGAATCAGCAGTGCCACGCTGGTCATCGAGGCGAACGGACCCGATTTGACCGACCTGTCGCTGGCGAGCGGAGAATCCGCGACCTTGATCTTTACAGTGACTCCCACTTCGGGCACGGGCGCGATCATCAGTTCGTCGACGGTTTACGGAGGAACGCCGGCAGATACGAACTATTCGAACAACTCGGCCGTCATAGTGACTCCGGTGAACGCTCCGGCCGCCGATCTGGCCGTGTCGCAATCGGAGAGTCGCGATTCCATTTACTCCGAAGAGAGTACGGTTTACACGGTCGTGATCCGGAACAACGGCCCGCAGGCCGTCTCTGGCGGTTCACTTGTCGACACAATCAGTTTTCCCGGTGGCACTTATACTGTCTCCAACGAGAGTCTGGTCTTCTCGGGCACGGGAAGCGGGACCCTCGTTGTTAAAGATGATGGACCTGATCTATCTGACCTGACACTCGCCAGTGGAGAGACGGCGACCCTCACGTTTACTGTTTCCGCGGATTCAGGGACGGGCAGTATCACGAATACGGCAACAGTTTCCGGGGGTTCTCCTTTCGATCCGGATGAAGCGAACGATACTTCCGTCGAAACCACAACGGTCAATCCGATTCCGGCAGATCTGTCGGTGACTCGATCAGGGAGCAATGCTTCCCTGCTGACCGGCGGAAGCGCGGTCTACACGATTGTTCTTACAAACAATGGTCCGAAGCCAGTGACCGGGGCCTCGCTGACGGACACAGTTTCGTTTACGGGTGGCACTTATACCATTTCCGACGAGAGTCTGGTCTTCTCCGGGAGTGGAAGCGGAACGCTGATTGTCGAAGCAGACGGCCCCAATCTCACCGATCTGTCGCTGGCCAGCGGGGAAACCGCGACGTTGCAGTTCACAATTTCGATTGTTGACGGAACGGGTGTGCTGACCAATTCGGCGGTGGCTGTCGGAGGTGCCCCCGTGGACGATAACAGTTCGAATAACGAATTGGTCGAACAGACTATTGTTATTCCACTCGAAACGATCGTGGTGACGACGGTCGCCGATGAGAATGATGGAACGATTGATTCGAGCAGGGGAGCCGGCGTGTCCCTCCGGGAAGCCCTCCTGGCGGCGAATCTTAATGCTGATATTAATACGGTCACGTTCCATGAAAGCCTGAATGGCAGTGAGATCCTGCTCACTATTGCGGGGCGGGGCGAAGACGGCGGGGCGACAGGCGACCTCGACCTCACTCAGCCGATCATCATCGCAGGGAACGGGCAGACCGAGACGGTGATCAACGGGAATGATCTTGATCGCGTTTTCGACATATTTAACCCGAGCGATGTCCAGTTCGAGTTTCGTGATTTGACGATCACCGGAGGGGATCTGCTGATCGCGACCAGCGGCAACCGGTCGGGAGCCGGAATCCGATCGCAACGGGGAGACCTGGTCCTCAACAGAGTCACGATGACCGACAATCATACCTACTCGAGTGGAGGAGCGATCTCATTCCGTTCCGGAGCGCTTGTGGTAACTGACTCCGTTTTCACAGACAACACGGTTTATATCGGGAATGGGGGCGTCTTCGATAACGGTTTGGGAAGTTTTACGATCTCGGGCAGTCGGTTCGAGAGAAATCTCGCCGATCGAGGCGGCGCGATTCACAGCACCAGCGGCGTGAACTCAATCACCAATTCGGTGTTCATCGACAATGTTGCCGAGTCGAGAGGGGGCGCTTTCTCGAGTATCGGTAGCGACCTCGTGCTTCATTCCAGTCTGTTCGAAGGAAATGAAGCGGCCATGGGAGGAGGAGCGTTCTACACGTATCTGACCGACCTGGAGATCATGAACAGCACGTTCTCCGGCAATACGTCCGGAACAAACGGAGGGGGCCTCGAACTCTACGGAGGTGATGTCCGCATCGTGAATTCCACGGTGACAGGGAATGTTGCGCGGTCCGGCAACTCAGGCTCCGGTCAGGGGGGCGGTATCAAACTGTGGGACAGCTTCGGAGAACGGTATCTCTTCAATTCCATCATCGCCGGGAACTTCGCCGGTACGACCCCGGATGATCTGGGGACGGAAATCGGAAATCTGCATACGTCCAGTGCCTATAACCTGATCGGCGATACCAGGACGGCGGAAGATTTTACCAACGGCACGAATGGAAACATTGTTGGCGTCGACGTGGCAGAGGTCCTTGATCCGCAGCTTGCCGATAATGGCGGGTCAACGCGGACTCATAAACTCATCGGAGCGACTGCGATCGACGCCGGACTGAATTTGTTTGCGATTGACGAAGATTCCAACGCACTGCCTTATGATCAACGAGGCGAAGGCTTTGAACGCATCGTCAATGGAATCGTCGACATCGGAGCTTTTGAGTTTGCTCCAGCCACACCGGTTCTGCTCGAACAGAGCTTCATCGCCGCCGAGAACCAGGTGCAGGTGGGCACTGTTGCAGCAAGTGACGGCGACCAGCCGCGTGACGAATTGACCTTCACGCTCACCGGCAATGGTGCCGATGCCACATTGTTCGCAATCTCTCCGACTGGCGAGCTCAGCTTTATTTCGGCTCCCAGTTTTGAAACACTCGGCGATGCGGATAAGAACAATGTTTATCAGGTCGAAGTCCAAGTCGAGGACCAGTACGGGGAAGTTGCTGTCGCCGTGATGTCGGTGACCGTTCAGGACGTGAACGAACTGCCGACTGTTGCTTTAGAGAACGCAGTGACTGAGCTCCCGGAAGACGCGGACACGACCTCGCGACTGAAAGTGGCCGATATTGTCGTTAGCGATGACGCACTGGGAACGAACAGCCTTTCGCTGACCGGTTCCGATGCTGACCTGTTCGAGGTCGATGGGGGAGTTCTTTATCTCTCGGCGGGAACTCAACTCGACTTCGAGACGAAGTCGCTGCTCAGTGTCACTGTTGAGGTCGACGATGCTGCGCTGGGGAGTTCGCCAGACTCCAGCGTGTCGCTGACGATCACAATAGGCGATGTTGCGGAAGGACCGTTTCGCCATCCGGAGTCGTCGATTGTCGGTTTCGTGAACGGAAAATGGTGGATGGCGCGACCGGAGGACAGCGGAAACTACACGAATCAGGTCGCAGCTTCCGGTCCAGCCAGTTCCTTCCAGAAGACGCTCCAGGGGGATTTCAACGGGGACGGCCTTCAGGATCTCGCCGTCTGGCTGCACAATGACCAATGGCGCATCGGTCTGGCCGATGGCAACGGACAGTTCACATTCACGACGTGGACGACCTGGGGACATCCCGACATCAAGGAGGTCCACGTTGGGGACTTCAATAACGATGGAAAGGATGACATCATCGGGCTCTTCCGAAACGGCACTCGCGGACGCTGGTGGGTTGGGCAGTCCGATGGTTCACGATTCGTCAATCGTCACTGGGGTGACTACGGGAATTACGACGGCATAGAGACTGTGCTCGTTGGAAACTTCGATGGTCTGAAGGGAGACGATCTGACCGTGGTCGCGACCTCGGGAGTGGTCTGGATGGTGAAGACGAGCAACACTCGCTTCCAGTATCTGAACTCTCATCGCTGGAATCTTTCCAATGGATTCGAGTTCGCCCAGGTCGGCAACTTTAACGGAGACTCGCGCGATGATGTCCTCGCCGTTTTCGGCACCGGTCGGGAACGCTACGTGGTCGTCGCCAAATCTATTGGCGCGGCTGATGGCTTCTACAGCGGTCTCTGGTCGACATGGACCGTGAACGATGCTCTCTCAGGCGTGGTTGTGGGGGATTTCGATGGCGATGGACGGGACAGTGTGGCGGGCCTGTTCAATGGTACGAATGTCTGGATGGGACAGTCGACCGGACAACGGTTCCTGATGGCTCACTGGCTCGACTGGACGGTGTCGGCCGGACGTCTGCATGATGTGATGGTTGGCGACAGCAACGGCGATGGACTCAGCGATCTGTTCGCGCGAGCCGCCGATGGGACCTGGCACGCTGCCGAATCGACCGGAGATTCGTTTGTCGATCGTCCCCTGTCGGAATGGTACGCGGCCCTCGATTGGCGGTATGTTCATATCGGACGCTTCGCCACGCCGCCTTCTGTTCCTTACACACCTGCTGCTTTCGAGATCGCAGTCGATACTTCCTCGCCACCTCCGATTGCCGTCCGGCAAATCGATCAGTTCGCGGGGCGATGGGTTGTGAGTGCGGAGGACCGATCTTCAGACCTTCCTGAAGCCAACAGATCGTCTTCAAGCTCCCCACGTTCGGGGGAAGGCTTGAAGGTCGATGCTGAATTCGAAGAGTTCAGCCATCTTGGACTCCTCGAGTATCTCGATGCTGTGGCCCGTTAA